The following proteins are encoded in a genomic region of Coregonus clupeaformis isolate EN_2021a chromosome 14, ASM2061545v1, whole genome shotgun sequence:
- the dcaf8 gene encoding DDB1- and CUL4-associated factor 8 isoform X2, which translates to MAEADGGSEEPDPGEDQRGEGDASTATEGHSGSQAAPKEAGDGAKDKPMPDAEGVRVPGEEEEDTDSMDGSGLYSLTEEGERESEGGRRERVNERDAGKWPARKRNRPSGGTAHHSSSSDEDDEEEEEDQEEEEDEQAMDAWLGAELRDLSGPSWRAVPSLKSREIGRGSHQFVRRVCGARGLVQRLELQGRLERHTGCVNTLHFNPSGTRLASGSDDLRVVVWDWARRRAELEFDSGHKSNVFQAKFLPHSGDSTMAMCARDGQIRVAELSATQRCKSTKRVAQHKGAAHKLALEPDSPCSFLSAGEDAIVFGIDLRLDRPANKLVVVKEGDKKVGLYTIFVNPVNTHHFAVGGRDQYVRIYDQRKINENENNGVLKKFCPSHLVSSESKTNITCLVYSHDGTELLTSYNDEDIYLFDSSHSDGADYRRRYKGHRNNATVKGVNFYGPSSEFVVSGSDCGHIYLWDKVSARIVQFMEGDRGGVVNCLEPHPHLPGLATSGLDHDVKLWAPTAENPTGLKGLKDVMKKNKHERDEDSVRHGDQYDTQLLWFLMRHMRNRRPQRTRREGAEGDTDESWSSPDSSDEEDGGPDHVQCMSS; encoded by the exons GTGGGTCTGAGGAGCCAGATCCAGGAGAGGACCAGCGAGGGGAGGGAGATGCTTCCACAGCCACAGAGGGACACTCTGGCTCTCAAGCAG CTCCCAAAGAGGCAGGAGACGGGGCTAAGGACAAGCCAATGCCAGATGCAGAGGGTGTGAGGGtgcctggagaggaggaggaggacacagaCAGCATGGATGGCAGTGGCCTCTACTCCCTGACCGAGGaaggggagcgagagagcgagggaggtagaagagagagagtgaatgagagagatgCAGGAAAGTGGCCCGCCAGAAAGAGGAACCGCCCGAGTGGTGGCACCGCCCACCACTCCTCCAGCtctgatgaggatgatgaggaagaggaggaagatcaagaggaggaagaggacgagcAGGCCATGGACGCGTGGCTGGGGGCGGAGCTGCGTGACCTCAGCGGGCCGTCATGGCGGGCGGTGCCCTCCCTGAAGTCGAGGGAGATTGGCCGGGGCTCGCACCAGTTTGTGAGGCGTGTGTGTGGTGCACGAGGCTTGGTCCAGAGGCTGGAGCTCCAGGGGCGCCTGGAGAGACACACTGGCTGTGTGAACACCCTGCACTTCAACCCCTCAGGCACACGCCTGGCCTCCGGCAGCGATGACCTGCGGGTGGTAGTGTGGGACTGGGCACGTCGCCGTGCTGAGCTGGAGTTTGACAGCGGGCATAAGAGCAACGTCTTTCAG GCAAAGTTCCTGCCACACAGTGGCGACTCCACCATGGCCATGTGTGCCCGGGACGGTCAGATCAGAGTGGCTGAGCTCTCTGCCACTCAGCGCTGCAAGAGCACCAAGAGAGTGGCTCAGCATAAAGGGGCAGCACACAAG ctGGCCCTGGAGCCAGACTCTCCCTGCTCCTTCCTGTCGGCTGGGGAGGACGCCATAGTGTTTGGCATCGACCTGCGCCTCGACCGGCCTGCCAA TAAACTGGTGGTGGTGAAGGAGGGGGATAAGAAAGTGGGGTTGTACACCATATTTGTGAACCCTGTCAACACACACCACTTTGCTGTGGGTGGGAGAGATCAGTATGTCAG GATCTATGACCAGAGGAAGATTAATGAGAATGAAAATAATGGCGTACTGAAGAAGTTCTGTCCATCTCACCTGGTGTCCAGCGAGTCCAAAACTAACATTACCTGCTTAGTGTACAGTCATGATGGCACAG agCTCCTGACTAGTTACAACGATGAGGACATCTACTTGTTTGACTCCAGCCACAGTGACGGTGCAGACTACCGCAGGAGATACAAGGGCCATCGCAACAACGCTACAG TGAAGGGGGTGAACTTCTATGGCCCTAGCAGTGAGTTTGTGGTCAGTGGCAGCGACTGTGGACACATCTACCTGTGGGACAAGGTCTCCGCTCGCATTGTCCAGTtcatggagggagacagaggtggagtg GTCAACTGCCTGGAGCCCCACCCTCACCTCCCAGGTCTGGCCACCAGTGGTCTGGATCATGACGTTAAACTGTGGGCCCCCACTGCCGAGAATCCCACAGGGCTCAAGGGCCTCAAAGAC GTGATGAAGAAGAACAAGCATGAGCGTGACGAGGACAGTGTTCGCCATGGAGACCAGTACGACACACAGCTCCTGTGGTTCCTCATGAGGCACATGAGAAACAGACGGCCCCAGAGG ACACGTCGCGAGGGTGCAGAGGGAGACACTGATGAATCGTGGAGCTCTCCAGATTCCTCTGATGAAGAGGATGGAGGGCCAGACCACGTCCAGTGCATGTCCTCCTGA
- the dcaf8 gene encoding DDB1- and CUL4-associated factor 8 isoform X1 produces MAEADGKSSVLNGGSEEPDPGEDQRGEGDASTATEGHSGSQAAPKEAGDGAKDKPMPDAEGVRVPGEEEEDTDSMDGSGLYSLTEEGERESEGGRRERVNERDAGKWPARKRNRPSGGTAHHSSSSDEDDEEEEEDQEEEEDEQAMDAWLGAELRDLSGPSWRAVPSLKSREIGRGSHQFVRRVCGARGLVQRLELQGRLERHTGCVNTLHFNPSGTRLASGSDDLRVVVWDWARRRAELEFDSGHKSNVFQAKFLPHSGDSTMAMCARDGQIRVAELSATQRCKSTKRVAQHKGAAHKLALEPDSPCSFLSAGEDAIVFGIDLRLDRPANKLVVVKEGDKKVGLYTIFVNPVNTHHFAVGGRDQYVRIYDQRKINENENNGVLKKFCPSHLVSSESKTNITCLVYSHDGTELLTSYNDEDIYLFDSSHSDGADYRRRYKGHRNNATVKGVNFYGPSSEFVVSGSDCGHIYLWDKVSARIVQFMEGDRGGVVNCLEPHPHLPGLATSGLDHDVKLWAPTAENPTGLKGLKDVMKKNKHERDEDSVRHGDQYDTQLLWFLMRHMRNRRPQRTRREGAEGDTDESWSSPDSSDEEDGGPDHVQCMSS; encoded by the exons GTGGGTCTGAGGAGCCAGATCCAGGAGAGGACCAGCGAGGGGAGGGAGATGCTTCCACAGCCACAGAGGGACACTCTGGCTCTCAAGCAG CTCCCAAAGAGGCAGGAGACGGGGCTAAGGACAAGCCAATGCCAGATGCAGAGGGTGTGAGGGtgcctggagaggaggaggaggacacagaCAGCATGGATGGCAGTGGCCTCTACTCCCTGACCGAGGaaggggagcgagagagcgagggaggtagaagagagagagtgaatgagagagatgCAGGAAAGTGGCCCGCCAGAAAGAGGAACCGCCCGAGTGGTGGCACCGCCCACCACTCCTCCAGCtctgatgaggatgatgaggaagaggaggaagatcaagaggaggaagaggacgagcAGGCCATGGACGCGTGGCTGGGGGCGGAGCTGCGTGACCTCAGCGGGCCGTCATGGCGGGCGGTGCCCTCCCTGAAGTCGAGGGAGATTGGCCGGGGCTCGCACCAGTTTGTGAGGCGTGTGTGTGGTGCACGAGGCTTGGTCCAGAGGCTGGAGCTCCAGGGGCGCCTGGAGAGACACACTGGCTGTGTGAACACCCTGCACTTCAACCCCTCAGGCACACGCCTGGCCTCCGGCAGCGATGACCTGCGGGTGGTAGTGTGGGACTGGGCACGTCGCCGTGCTGAGCTGGAGTTTGACAGCGGGCATAAGAGCAACGTCTTTCAG GCAAAGTTCCTGCCACACAGTGGCGACTCCACCATGGCCATGTGTGCCCGGGACGGTCAGATCAGAGTGGCTGAGCTCTCTGCCACTCAGCGCTGCAAGAGCACCAAGAGAGTGGCTCAGCATAAAGGGGCAGCACACAAG ctGGCCCTGGAGCCAGACTCTCCCTGCTCCTTCCTGTCGGCTGGGGAGGACGCCATAGTGTTTGGCATCGACCTGCGCCTCGACCGGCCTGCCAA TAAACTGGTGGTGGTGAAGGAGGGGGATAAGAAAGTGGGGTTGTACACCATATTTGTGAACCCTGTCAACACACACCACTTTGCTGTGGGTGGGAGAGATCAGTATGTCAG GATCTATGACCAGAGGAAGATTAATGAGAATGAAAATAATGGCGTACTGAAGAAGTTCTGTCCATCTCACCTGGTGTCCAGCGAGTCCAAAACTAACATTACCTGCTTAGTGTACAGTCATGATGGCACAG agCTCCTGACTAGTTACAACGATGAGGACATCTACTTGTTTGACTCCAGCCACAGTGACGGTGCAGACTACCGCAGGAGATACAAGGGCCATCGCAACAACGCTACAG TGAAGGGGGTGAACTTCTATGGCCCTAGCAGTGAGTTTGTGGTCAGTGGCAGCGACTGTGGACACATCTACCTGTGGGACAAGGTCTCCGCTCGCATTGTCCAGTtcatggagggagacagaggtggagtg GTCAACTGCCTGGAGCCCCACCCTCACCTCCCAGGTCTGGCCACCAGTGGTCTGGATCATGACGTTAAACTGTGGGCCCCCACTGCCGAGAATCCCACAGGGCTCAAGGGCCTCAAAGAC GTGATGAAGAAGAACAAGCATGAGCGTGACGAGGACAGTGTTCGCCATGGAGACCAGTACGACACACAGCTCCTGTGGTTCCTCATGAGGCACATGAGAAACAGACGGCCCCAGAGG ACACGTCGCGAGGGTGCAGAGGGAGACACTGATGAATCGTGGAGCTCTCCAGATTCCTCTGATGAAGAGGATGGAGGGCCAGACCACGTCCAGTGCATGTCCTCCTGA
- the dcaf8 gene encoding DDB1- and CUL4-associated factor 8 isoform X3, which produces MPDAEGVRVPGEEEEDTDSMDGSGLYSLTEEGERESEGGRRERVNERDAGKWPARKRNRPSGGTAHHSSSSDEDDEEEEEDQEEEEDEQAMDAWLGAELRDLSGPSWRAVPSLKSREIGRGSHQFVRRVCGARGLVQRLELQGRLERHTGCVNTLHFNPSGTRLASGSDDLRVVVWDWARRRAELEFDSGHKSNVFQAKFLPHSGDSTMAMCARDGQIRVAELSATQRCKSTKRVAQHKGAAHKLALEPDSPCSFLSAGEDAIVFGIDLRLDRPANKLVVVKEGDKKVGLYTIFVNPVNTHHFAVGGRDQYVRIYDQRKINENENNGVLKKFCPSHLVSSESKTNITCLVYSHDGTELLTSYNDEDIYLFDSSHSDGADYRRRYKGHRNNATVKGVNFYGPSSEFVVSGSDCGHIYLWDKVSARIVQFMEGDRGGVVNCLEPHPHLPGLATSGLDHDVKLWAPTAENPTGLKGLKDVMKKNKHERDEDSVRHGDQYDTQLLWFLMRHMRNRRPQRTRREGAEGDTDESWSSPDSSDEEDGGPDHVQCMSS; this is translated from the exons ATGCCAGATGCAGAGGGTGTGAGGGtgcctggagaggaggaggaggacacagaCAGCATGGATGGCAGTGGCCTCTACTCCCTGACCGAGGaaggggagcgagagagcgagggaggtagaagagagagagtgaatgagagagatgCAGGAAAGTGGCCCGCCAGAAAGAGGAACCGCCCGAGTGGTGGCACCGCCCACCACTCCTCCAGCtctgatgaggatgatgaggaagaggaggaagatcaagaggaggaagaggacgagcAGGCCATGGACGCGTGGCTGGGGGCGGAGCTGCGTGACCTCAGCGGGCCGTCATGGCGGGCGGTGCCCTCCCTGAAGTCGAGGGAGATTGGCCGGGGCTCGCACCAGTTTGTGAGGCGTGTGTGTGGTGCACGAGGCTTGGTCCAGAGGCTGGAGCTCCAGGGGCGCCTGGAGAGACACACTGGCTGTGTGAACACCCTGCACTTCAACCCCTCAGGCACACGCCTGGCCTCCGGCAGCGATGACCTGCGGGTGGTAGTGTGGGACTGGGCACGTCGCCGTGCTGAGCTGGAGTTTGACAGCGGGCATAAGAGCAACGTCTTTCAG GCAAAGTTCCTGCCACACAGTGGCGACTCCACCATGGCCATGTGTGCCCGGGACGGTCAGATCAGAGTGGCTGAGCTCTCTGCCACTCAGCGCTGCAAGAGCACCAAGAGAGTGGCTCAGCATAAAGGGGCAGCACACAAG ctGGCCCTGGAGCCAGACTCTCCCTGCTCCTTCCTGTCGGCTGGGGAGGACGCCATAGTGTTTGGCATCGACCTGCGCCTCGACCGGCCTGCCAA TAAACTGGTGGTGGTGAAGGAGGGGGATAAGAAAGTGGGGTTGTACACCATATTTGTGAACCCTGTCAACACACACCACTTTGCTGTGGGTGGGAGAGATCAGTATGTCAG GATCTATGACCAGAGGAAGATTAATGAGAATGAAAATAATGGCGTACTGAAGAAGTTCTGTCCATCTCACCTGGTGTCCAGCGAGTCCAAAACTAACATTACCTGCTTAGTGTACAGTCATGATGGCACAG agCTCCTGACTAGTTACAACGATGAGGACATCTACTTGTTTGACTCCAGCCACAGTGACGGTGCAGACTACCGCAGGAGATACAAGGGCCATCGCAACAACGCTACAG TGAAGGGGGTGAACTTCTATGGCCCTAGCAGTGAGTTTGTGGTCAGTGGCAGCGACTGTGGACACATCTACCTGTGGGACAAGGTCTCCGCTCGCATTGTCCAGTtcatggagggagacagaggtggagtg GTCAACTGCCTGGAGCCCCACCCTCACCTCCCAGGTCTGGCCACCAGTGGTCTGGATCATGACGTTAAACTGTGGGCCCCCACTGCCGAGAATCCCACAGGGCTCAAGGGCCTCAAAGAC GTGATGAAGAAGAACAAGCATGAGCGTGACGAGGACAGTGTTCGCCATGGAGACCAGTACGACACACAGCTCCTGTGGTTCCTCATGAGGCACATGAGAAACAGACGGCCCCAGAGG ACACGTCGCGAGGGTGCAGAGGGAGACACTGATGAATCGTGGAGCTCTCCAGATTCCTCTGATGAAGAGGATGGAGGGCCAGACCACGTCCAGTGCATGTCCTCCTGA